In Pyricularia oryzae 70-15 chromosome 2, whole genome shotgun sequence, one genomic interval encodes:
- a CDS encoding oxidoreductase, producing MAPIKVGIVGYGFSTKCFHLPYILPNPDLQVYAFLQRAEAPPKGSGAEAQDAHGKMTIRGGHCTVEFPDAKHYRTANEFFGDQAIELVVICTPNHEEFVKGALDSGKHVVVEKPFVTTSEGADRLIELAREKKRVLTVFHNRRFDSDFLTLKYLLSEGALGDVRDAQIHFDFPDPSWIGGWTQKEYVPGEGMAFGLGSHTIDQALALFGTPSFVTGFFASNRGVDSDVDDTFTIVMQYSGNSTSKNLLVTVKTTIITPMRDQLKFFVRGTKGTYLKFGYCPQEARAIANPGRPAPDDHGVEDERAWGDLITKVQFDAASQSFDESTELWTGKYPSLPGYCRGYYENVVHAIRGSADVEVRPETARDGLRVIELARNSHEKGVKVPWS from the exons ATGGCGCCCATCAAGGTCGGTATAGTTGGCTACGGCTTCAGCACAAAGTGCTTTCACCTCCCGTACATCCTGCCCAACCCTGATCTCCAAGTTTACGCCTTTCTTCAGCGAGCCGAGGCGCCGCCCAAGGGCTCAGGGGCTGAGGCACAGGACGCGCACGGCAAGATGACCATCCGAGGCGGGCACTGCACCGTCGAGTTTCCTGACGCCAAGCACTACAGAACCGCCAACGAGTTCTTTGGCGACCAAGCAATCGAGCTTGTGGTGATTTGCACGCCGAATCATGAAGAGTTCGTCAAAGGTGCTCTAGACTCTGGGAAGCACG TTGTCGTCGAGAAGCCCTTTGTCACTACTAGCGAGGGTGCAGACAGACTGATCGAGCTGGCCAGGGAGAAGAAACGGGTCCTGACCGTCTTTCACA ACCGCAGGTTCGACAGCGACTTTCTTACCTTGAAGTACCTCTTGTCCGAGGGCGCTCTTGGTGATGTTCGAGATGCGCAGATTCACTTTGACTTTCCTGATCCCAGCTGGATCGGGGGCTGGACCCAAAAGGAGTACGTGCCTGGGGAGGGAATGGCTTTTGGACTAG GATCGCACACAATCGATCAAGCTCTCGCCTTGTTCGGCACTCCCTCCTTCGTTACCGGTTTCTTCGCCTCAAACAGGGGCGTCGACAGTGACGTGGACGACACTTTCACTATTGTTATGCAGTACTCAGGAAACAGTACCAGCAAAAACCTACTCGTGACGGTCAAGACTACCATAATCACGCCCATGCGGGACCAGCTCAAGTTCTTTGTCAGGGGCACCAAGGGCACCTATCTCAAATTTGGCTACTGTCCACAAGAAGCCCGCGCCATAGCGAATCCAGGAAGGCCAGCCCCCGACGACCACGGCGTTGAGGACGAGCGAGCGTGGGGTGATTTAATCACCAAGGTCCAGTTCGACGCTGCATCACAAAGCTTCGACGAGAGCACTGAGTTGTGGACTGGCAAATACCCCAGCTTGCCGGGCTACTGCCGTGGATACTATGAGAATGTGGTCCATGCCATTCGCGGCAGTGCAGATGTCGAGGTGAGGCCCGAGACGGCGCGAGATGGGCTGAGAGTCATCGAGTTGGCGAGGAACTCGCATGAGAAAGGAGTCAAGGTACCATGGTCTTGA
- a CDS encoding diaminopropionate ammonia-lyase, whose amino-acid sequence MPSSEEGLPERPQPDSHVRLNESFHERAIFVNRAATGAAPEVPGDTLKRVQEFHRQLTDFEPTPLVRLVQPEVDAQVFVKDESKRAGHGSFKILGTSWAIYRAVVGKLGLPEEASMQEVAAAARENGVVLYASGEITHGHAVAYMAEQLGIEAKIYMPSDCPLQDKLAVGDQATLVPAGNNLDQALSAAMKDSLGDAKGLLISDCAMEGYEQIPRFIVEGYSTIFTELDEQLEALGVDPSLILVPVGVGSLAQAAVRHYKTERRLAAHRCAIVTVEPQDADCLYLSIRDEQPTEVKPGFTNMHGINCGVVSKIAFPELLHTVDACVTVCAKRADEACREMGRSGVPNGPCGAATLAALWRLQAAVINDGFIAGLFGQHAKVILLNTEGTRFYNMRRDHFRQNCSHYSPPGAVMVRQGSSLIVTAHPTDPGSAICGPAGVGAVRGDADTGTGVHGTGY is encoded by the coding sequence ATGCCATCGTCCGAGGAAGGGCTTCCCGAACGGCCCCAGCCAGACTCCCACGTGCGTTTGAACGAGAGTTTTCACGAGCGCGCAATCTTTGTCAATCGCGCAGCGACGGGAGCAGCCCCCGAAGTCCCAGGCGATACTCTCAAACGAGTTCAGGAGTTTCATCGCCAGTTAACCGACTTCGAGCCAACTCCGCTGGTGAGGCTGGTACAGCCCGAGGTTGATGCACAAGTCTTTGTCAAAGACGAAAGCAAACGTGCCGGGCACGGATCATTCAAAATACTGGGCACATCATGGGCCATATATCGTGCAGTGGTTGGAAAGCTAGGGCTGCCAGAGGAGGCGTCGATGCAAGAGGTGGCAGCCGCGGCCAGGGAGAACGGGGTGGTGCTGTACGCGTCGGGAGAAATCACGCATGGCCACGCCGTGGCCTACATGGCAGAACAGCTGGGCATCGAGGCAAAGATTTACATGCCGAGTGACTGCCCCCTACAGGACAAGCTAGCAGTGGGAGACCAGGCCACGCTGGTACCGGCCGGTAACAACCTGGACCAGGCGCTAAGCGCAGCCATGAAAGACTCGCTTGGAGACGCCAAAGGTCTGCTCATCTCAGACTGTGCCATGGAAGGGTACGAACAGATACCAAGGTTCATCGTCGAGGGCTACTCTACAATATTCACGGAGCTGGACGAGCAGCTCGAGGCACTGGGAGTTGACCCAAGCCTGATTCTCGTCCCAGTCGGTGTCGGCTCTCTGGCGCAGGCCGCGGTGAGGCACTACAAGACGGAGAGGCGCCTTGCTGCCCACCGCTGCGCCATCGTGACGGTGGAGCCACAGGATGCCGACTGTCTGTACTTGAGCATACGGGACGAGCAGCCCACCGAGGTCAAGCCGGGATTCACAAACATGCATGGCATCAACTGCGGTGTCGTATCCAAGATTGCCTTCCCGGAGCTGCTGCACACAGTCGACGCCTGCGTCACGGTCTGTGCGAAACGTGCCGACGAAGCCTGCAGAGAAATGGGGAGATCGGGAGTCCCGAATGGACCTTGTGGCGCTGCCACCTTGGCGGCCTTGTGGCGGCTGCAAGCCGCCGTTATCAACGATGGCTTTATTGCCGGGCTCTTTGGGCAGCACGCAAAGGTGATACTGCTCAACACAGAAGGGACGAGGTTTTACAACATGCGGCGAGACCATTTTCGCCAGAACTGTAGCCACTATAGTCCGCCGGGAGCAGTCATGGTCAGACAAGGAAGCTCATTGATAGTAACGGCCCACCCGACGGACCCGGGATCAGCTATATGTGGCCCAGCTGGAGTTGGGGCTGTAAGGGGTGATGCAGATACGGGCACGGGTGTACATGGCACTGGATACTGA
- a CDS encoding heavy metal tolerance protein — MMVFPSFGPTQLVPLITALHYAYPAAVFIYYIASSAVTVCTLQSSVDRARHMYLGTLACLMVAFIFTFVVELGVLLTVSSIGGCLSQIRPDIVIGLLSPILVFGVLVADLFGTVAPVWRTYIGPYVLAALTEPLLAILNQTADSPSSWRWPDYTALGAVMVRETLAVSILVLYASGRPKVEAPSSPDDTERQPLLQKTDNSVVHGNAGRYGSTQAEDSSERTQPGEQQIGDGSKVKAKAKSKDTAESPYERRRREARERMETRLRQEGNWFLYIKSFAVFLPYIWPAGDRVLQLHAVLVGVCLLANNALNVLIPRQMGVLTDSLSGANNEDPWVQVIIFAALRLAASEAGLSFARQWLWIPVENYSAAALSSAAYSHVLNLSADFHDSKGISELSMAIQSGQSLSGLLDSICFRAMPMMIDLCLAFAYLSTTFGPYEGLITVATAVIFFHIATRMLAKLSEPRKSEISAWFHEHYVLQAGIQGWSTVTCFNQVPYEENRYTEAVKDRVTKSETVYTGYLFAYAFQYLVLLAGLLAGSFLAVYQVASKEATAGQFIMLLTYWGQLVSPLNYFAGLGKTISRNLVQAEQLLEIMQKKPTILSKDGAPALELSGARVKFDKVGFSYDGKKKILNNVSFDAPPGTTVAFVGTTGAGKSTILKLLARFYDVNEGSITVDGQDIRDVDQCSLRDHIGIVPQAPVLFNDTIMNNVRYARLSATDDEVFDACKAACVHDQVIGFTDGYETRVGERGVKVSGGELQRLAIARAILKQPSIVLLDEATSSVDTETEQKIQDAFGSLCAGRTTFIVAHRLSTVMNAHIIMVVSGGEIIEHGSHDTLIAKRGKYSELWSKQFFAKPRSRLANDLDLADGIQVTPQRHTVETSKGTANGMSSSQDGSDGTAIHTPSGHHREGSKLNPDAPTFTPRAADVHVCLSKPTETADKSISNEDQDVIPEKQPLQERETNQDPSESGGGSSKL; from the exons ATGATGGTTTTCCCATCGTTCGGGCCTACGCAGCTTGTACCGCTGATCACGGCCCTGCATTATGCATACCCGGCAGCTGTCTTCATCTACTACATAGCTTCTTCGGCCGTAACCGTCTGCACCTTACAATCTTCGGTTGACCGAGCCAGGCATATGTATCTCGGCACCCTGGCATGTTTAATGGTTGCCTTCATCTTTACATTCGTTGTGGAGCTAGGTGTGCTCCTGACCGTCTCCTCAATTGGAGGTTGTCTCAGTCAAATACGCCCAGACATAGTCATAGGTCTCCTCTCTCCGATCCTCGTCTTTGGAGTCCTGGTGGCCGATCTCTTCGGAACCGTGGCTCCAGTGTGGCGTACATATATCGGTCCATATGTCCTAGCTGCGCTGACAGAGCCATTGCTTGCCATCCTCAACCAAACTGCTGACAGCCCGTCAAGCTGGCGTTGGCCGGACTACACAGCGCTGGGAGCTGTGATGGTCCGCGAAACCTTGGCAGTATCGATCTTGGTGCTGTATGCAAGCGGTCGTCCAAAGGTCGAGGCACCGTCCTCGCCTGACGATACCGAGCGGCAGCCACTTCTACAGAAGACAGACAACTCTGTCGTTCATGGCAATGCTGGGCGCTATGGATCTACACAGGCTGAAGATTCGAGCGAGCGGACGCAACCAGGCGAACAGCAAATCGGAGATGGCTCTAaggtcaaggccaaggccaagtccAAGGACACCGCCGAGTCCCCTTACGAACGCAGAAGACGCGAGGCCAGGGAGAGAATGGAAACCCGACTTCGACAAGAGGGTAACTGGTTCTTATACATAAAGAGCTTCGCT GTATTCCTGCCCTACATCTGGCCTGCCGGCGATCGAGTCCTACAGCTACATGCAGTGCTTGTAGGGGTGTGTCTGCTTGCCAACAACGCGCTCAACGTGCTCATACCGCGGCAAATGGGCGTCCTGACCGATAGCCTGAGTGGTGCCAACAATGAGGACCCCTGGGTTCAGGTCATTATCTTTGCCGCCCTTCGGTTGGCAGCTTCTGAAGCTGGCCTCTCCTTTGCCCGCCAATGGCTCTGGATACCTGTCGAGAACTACTCGGCTGCTGCATTGAGTTCGGCAGCCTACTCGCACGTTCTCAATCTGTCGGCCGACTTCCACGACTCCAAGGGAATTTCCGAACTCAGCATGGCTATTCAGTCGGGACAAAGCCTCAGCGGCCTGCTAGACTCGATCTGCTTCCGCGCCATGCCTATGATGATTGACTTGTGTCTCGCCTTCGCCTACCTGTCAACTACATTTGGGCCCTACGAGGGGCTCATCACTGTGGCTACCGCGGTCATATTTTTTCACATTGCGACCCGGATGCTCGCGAAGCTCAGCGAGCCACGAAAGAGTGAAATCAGCGCATGGTTCCACGAGCACTACGTTCTTCAGGCCGGAATCCAGGGTTGGTCAACCGTCACCTGCTTCAACCAAGTACCGTACGAGGAGAACCGCTACACTGAAGCCGTCAAGGACAGAGTGACAAAGTCCGAGACAGTATACACAGGATATCTGTTCGCATACGCCTTTCAGTACCTTGTCCTTCTGGCTGGTCTCCTGGCCGGGTCCTTTTTGGCCGTGTACCAGGTGGCATCAAAGGAAGCCACAGCAGGACAGTTTATAATGCTCCTTACGTACTGGGGCCAGCTGGTATCCCCGCTCAACTATTTTGCTGGACTCGGCAAAACCATTTCACGAAATCTTGTTCAAGCCGAACAGCTTTTGGAGATCATGCAGAAAAAGCCTACTATACTGAGCAAGGATGGGGCCCCCGCACTGGAGCTGTCTGGCGCCAGGGTCAAGTTCGACAAGGTGGGATTTTCTTATGAcggcaagaaaaaaatactAAACAATGTCAGTTTTGATGCACCACCGGGCACGACTGTGGCCTTTGTTGGAACTACAGGAGCCGGCAAGTCAACGATCCTGAAGCTTCTAGCCCGGTTCTACGACGTGAATGAAGGCTCCATCACAGTGGATGGACAGGACATCCGTGATGTTGACCAATGCAG CTTGCGGGATCATATAGGCATCGTGCCCCAGGCTCCTGTGCTCTTCAACGACACCATAATGAACAATGTGAGATACGCCAGACTCTCGGCGACTGACGACGAAGTCTTCGAcgcgtgcaaggcagcctgTGTTCACGATCAGGTCATAGGATTCACTGATG GATACGAGACGCGAGTGGGTGAACGAGGCGTCAAGGTGTCCGGTGGTGAGCTGCAGCGTCTGGCGATCGCGCGAGCCATCCTGAAGCAGCCCTCGATTGTGCTCCTCGACGAAGCTACCAGCTCCGTGGATACCGAGACGGAGCAAAAGATTCAAGATGCGTTTGGTTCCCTCTGTGCTGGGCGCACAACGTTCATTGTGGC CCATCGATTGTCGACGGTGATGAATGCTCACATCATTATGGTTGTTTCTGGCGGTGAAATCATTGAGCATGGCAGCCATGACACGCTGATCGCCAAAAGGGGCAAATACTCTGAACTGTGGTCAAAGCAGTTCTTTGCGAAGCCCAGAAGCAGGCTCGCAAACGACCTCGACCTGGCTGATGGTATTCAAGTCACGCCACAGCGGCATACTGTCGAAACATCGAAGGGAACGGCCAATGGCATGTCCAGCAGTCAAGACGGCAGCGATGGTACGGCGATCCACACTCCATCGGGCCACCACAGAGAG GGATCAAAGCTTAATCCAGACGCTCCTACATTCACCCCTCGCGCCGCAGACGTACACGTCTGCTTGTCAAAGCCTACAGAGACAGCAGACAAGTCAATTTCCAATGAAGATCAAGATGTCATTCCCGAGAAGCAGCCATTGCAGGAGCGAGAAACCAACCAGGACCCAAGCGAGAGTGGAGGTGGCTCCTCCAAGCTCTAG
- a CDS encoding FAD dependent oxidoreductase — protein MIRSLSQPVRFHTRLLLPLTPRASIVSFIHRVRKTDCICSLEVQTGRRNMSVTAGSRQKFEQQFEATSGATNAVWIHNDTYANRSGHILKALAGDIEADVCVVGSGIAGISVAYELVTRGKHVVLLEAREVLSGETGRTSGHLSNALDDGYLEIQKKHGTQGAKAAAESHTWALNYVGELARKLGIDCEYRQVPAYTISQYSRNDAKHAEDLEEIKKEVQMAQQLGIDVEFNEGLQVKGWSSEPGRPDQRDGAVWRNQATFHPTKYVNGVLGFLLKQPNFRCFTQTRVMSVNEPGIEILGVGNKHVEVKTQYGNNVTCEYAVEATNVPLQKLSVVAELEYDRTYCIAIRVPKGSVEDCLIYDTAEEYKYVRLSACDESDDYLVVGGMDHKVGQENTGGRFEELETWTRERFPQAGAVDYMWSGQVFEPVDYMAFIGLNQACKRTFIVTGDSGNGLTHGVIAGRLIADEIDGQRNSWADLYSPKRMMSIVKSATTMLAHDMQINSQYKRFLQTDITDIEDLIPGSGGVMNPKTQKPIAVYKDENGNITKVSALCPHMKGVVCWNGVEKSWDCPVHGSRFSKDGLCVEGPAKGNLEPVA, from the coding sequence ATGATTCGATCATTGTCGCAGCCGGTACGATTCCACACCCGCCTGTTACTACCTCTCACGCCTCGAGCTTCCATCGTGTCTTTCATCCATAGAGTACGAAAGACCGACTGTATCTGCAGCCTAGAAGTTCAAACTGGGAGAAGAAACATGTCTGTCACAGCCGGCTCTCGTCAAAAATTCGAGCAACAGTTCGAGGCCACCTCCGGCGCCACCAATGCCGTGTGGATACACAACGACACATATGCGAACAGATCCGGACACATTCTCAAGGCACTGGCCGGAGACATCGAGGCAGACGTCTGTGTTGTGGGCTCCGGAATCGCCGGTATCTCTGTTGCGTACGAACTCGTGACTCGCGGCAAACATGTTGTTTTGCTCGAGGCTCGCGAGGTCTTGTCGGGAGAGACGGGCCGAACGAGCGGTCACCTGTCCAACGCCCTGGATGATGGTTATCTTGAGATACAGAAGAAACACGGGACGCAAGGAGCGAAGGCAGCTGCCGAGAGCCACACTTGGGCTCTGAACTACGTCGGAGAGCTTGCGAGAAAGTTGGGCATTGACTGCGAGTATCGCCAAGTGCCTGCTTACACCATATCCCAGTACTCGCGCAATGACGCAAAACACGCCGAGGACTTGGAGGAAATCAAGAAAGAGGTACAGATGGCGCAGCAATTGGGAATTGATGTCGAGTTCAACGAAGGCCTGCAGGTCAAAGGTTGGTCATCTGAGCCTGGCAGACCGGACCAGCGCGACGGTGCAGTTTGGCGCAACCAGGCAACATTCCACCCAACAAAGTATGTCAACGGTGTCCTCGGGTTTCTTTTAAAACAACCAAACTTCAGGTGCTTTACACAGACAAGGGTCATGTCGGTCAACGAGCCTGGCATCGAAATCCTTGGGGTTGGGAACAAGCACGTTGAGGTCAAGACCCAGTATGGAAACAACGTGACGTGCGAATATGCAGTTGAGGCCACGAATGTCCCGCTGCAGAAGCTCAGTGTTGTTGCCGAGCTGGAATACGATCGCACGTACTGCATCGCCATTCGAGTCCCCAAAGGGTCTGTCGAAGACTGCCTCATCTACGATACCGCCGAGGAATACAAGTATGTGAGGCTGTCTGCATGCGACGAGAGTGACGATTATCTGGTTGTCGGTGGCATGGACCACAAAGTCGGCCAGGAGAACACGGGCGGTCGGTTTGAGGAATTGGAGACGTGGACCAGAGAACGCTTTCCACAAGCTGGTGCCGTCGATTACATGTGGAGTGGTCAGGTTTTTGAGCCCGTGGATTACATGGCATTCATCGGTCTTAACCAAGCCTGCAAACGCACCTTTATCGTCACGGGCGACTCGGGGAATGGTCTGACCCATGGTGTGATTGCGGGCAGGCTTATCGCAGACGAAATTGATGGTCAGCGCAACAGCTGGGCCGACTTGTACTCCCCAAAGCGCATGATGTCGATTGTTAAATCGGCGACAACAATGCTTGCGCACGACATGCAGATCAATTCACAGTACAAGCGGTTTCTCCAGACGGACATTACAGATATCGAGGATCTAATTCCTGGATCAGGCGGTGTGATGAACCCCAAGACTCAAAAGCCAATCGCCGTGTACAAGGACGAGAATGGCAACATCACCAAGGTCAGCGCTTTGTGTCCTCATATGAAGGGCGTTGTATGTTGGAATGGCGTAGAGAAATCATGGGATTGCCCTGTCCATGGTAGCCGGTTTTCCAAAGATGGTCTGTGTGTTGAAGGGCCTGCCAAGGGAAACCTTGAACCTGTCGCTTGA